AAAGTGCTTCCAAAATTCTTAATGGTTTAACTTCACTCAATCCGGTAAACGATTTTTCTGGATTGGATGCAACGAAAGCACCGAAGGCAGTTGATGGAATTAGTCAAACTAAATCTAATTTAGAAAATGCCGTAGCTGAGATGGATAAACTTATAGGGAAAATAGGAAAACTAGAAACTCAATTTAAGTAAAGTCGTTTGTTATGCCCAAGCATTTTTGGTTCTGTTTTCATAAAGATAAAAAATTTGCTTGGGCATAAAGTTTTGTGGGTCTTTATTTGAAAAGTTTTCTATTGAATTTTACCAACGGATGAATTAATTTGTAATGATATAGTTCAAAGTAATCTCTTGAAGAAGAGAATAGTTCTTTTTTATTTTCTCTTTTTTGGGGTATTACTTTACCCGTCTTGTAAGATTTCTCCAACAGAATCTTCTTGGAAAATTTCTTCTGCACCTCAGCAAGGATTTAATGAGCATAAACTCGATGAATTGACTACGAAAATTCAATCTGGGATTTATAAGGAAATTCACAGCGTACTTATTGTTCGAAATGGATATTTAGTGTATGAGAAATATTTTCATGGTTATTCAAAAGACAAAATTCAACGAGTATATTCCGTTACAAAATCAGTTACTTCGCTGTTAGTTGGAATTGCAAATGACAAAGAAAACATCACAAACTTCAACGCAAAACTCCTAAGTTTTTTTCATGAGTATGGAACTATTGCTCATCTGGATTCGAACAAACGAACTATACGATTGGAAGATATTCTCACAATGAGAGCAGGTTTTACTTGGAATGAACAATCTGCTCCTTACGGAAGTTCAAATAATCCAGCAATCCAACTTTCAATGAGTTCTGATTGGATAAAGTACGTTCTCGATGTACCGATGTCATATATCCCGGGAACACATTTTACCTACAATAGTGGTTGTTCGATATTGTTATCTGGAATCTTACTCAAGACAACGAATAAACGTGCTGACGTTTTTGGGTATGATCATATATTTTCTAAATTAGGAATAGTAAACTATGCTTGGGATAATGGACCGAAGAATATTACTAATACGGGATGGGGATTATATCTGAAACCCCGTGATATGGCAAAGATTGGTCAGTTGGTTTTGAATAGAGGAACTTGGAATGGAAAACGAATTGTTTCAAGTGCTTGGATTGATTCTTCCACGACAAAGTACGTAACACTACAAACAAATCCGTACAGTTATGGTTATCAATGGTGGTTGCTTCCGCTTGATAGTACTACAACACATACACCGA
This genomic stretch from Ignavibacteria bacterium harbors:
- a CDS encoding serine hydrolase → MLPTDELICNDIVQSNLLKKRIVLFYFLFFGVLLYPSCKISPTESSWKISSAPQQGFNEHKLDELTTKIQSGIYKEIHSVLIVRNGYLVYEKYFHGYSKDKIQRVYSVTKSVTSLLVGIANDKENITNFNAKLLSFFHEYGTIAHLDSNKRTIRLEDILTMRAGFTWNEQSAPYGSSNNPAIQLSMSSDWIKYVLDVPMSYIPGTHFTYNSGCSILLSGILLKTTNKRADVFGYDHIFSKLGIVNYAWDNGPKNITNTGWGLYLKPRDMAKIGQLVLNRGTWNGKRIVSSAWIDSSTTKYVTLQTNPYSYGYQWWLLPLDSTTTHTPTPNDIRFAWGYGGQFIFVIPYYDLVVVSTAWNPSGDDDLLTIQFMKEYIIKAIQ